In Fusarium oxysporum f. sp. lycopersici 4287 chromosome 4, whole genome shotgun sequence, a genomic segment contains:
- a CDS encoding hypothetical protein (At least one base has a quality score < 10) → MKSFVSLALLPLALLIDSSSATNTSCRCLPSDNCWPADSVWAKFNSTVSGALIKTVPLGSPCHDPNYDEAACAAVKDSWKWPMTHIETSSSVMQNWFANQSCDAFTAEEKPCTLGNYVSYAVKVSNARQVAAAVQFANYYNIRLVVRNTAHDYFGRSTGAGGLAIWTHHLKNTEVVQWADKTYNGPAFKLGAGIQGFDSVEYADSQGLTSVPGECPTVGLAGFTLGGGHSPLSSSYGLGADNTLEFEVVTAAGRIVRASATENSDLYWALSGGGGASFGIVTSMTVRAHKTTTIGGATLTLVAGTDKDVFYDAVTKFHELLPAMIDHDATVTYILTSAYLSIKPVTIANSTGDYVRDEVLAPFTAYLSKAGLTPTVSYTTLSFRDHYELYNGPLPGGHLEASQFQFGGRLIPRSVLETNNVAFNKALRSLGTAGVLVAGSSGKFESYPGVSNGVPSYWRKAAISLQIGTLWDSTRWADMIADQKKITEVYMPQLKAVTPGSGTYMNEADFNEPDWKNVFYGTNWDRLNAIKRKWDPNSFFYNFKGVGSEAWTVANDGRMCRA, encoded by the exons ATGAAGTCCTTCGTCTCCTTGGCGCTTCTGCCTCTAGCACTTCTCATCGATAGCTCCAGCGCCACAAACACTAGCTGTCGCTGCCTCCCAAGCGACAATTGCTGGCCTGCCGATAGCGTCTGGGCCAAGTTCAACAGCACCGTCAGTGGCGCTCTCATCAAGACTGTCCCCCTTGGCTCGCCATGCCACGATCCCAACTACGACGAGGCGGCTTGCGCTGCCGTCAAGGATTCGTGGAAGTGGCCCATGACACA CATCGAGACTTCATCGTCGGTGATGCAGAATTGGTTCGCCAATCAGAGCTGTGACGCTTTCACCGCGGAGGAGAAACCCTGCACCCTTGGAAACTACGTGAGCTACGCCGTCAAGGTCTCGAATGCTCGCCAAGTAGCTGCCGCCGTTCAATTCGCAAACTACTACAACATCCGGCTAGTCGTCCGAAACACGGCTCATGA CTACTTTGGTCGATCTACTGGTGCTGGCGGCCTCGCTATCTGGactcatcatctcaagaACACTGAGGTTGTTCAATGGGCTGACAAGACTTACAACGGCCCTGCTTTCAAGCTTGGTGCTGGTATCCAGGGCTTTGATAGTGTTGAGTATGCTGACTCTCAGGGTCTTACCAGTGTCCCTGGTGAGTGTCCCACTGTAGGCCTTGCTGGCTTCACTCTGGGCGGTGGTCACTCTCCTCTCAGCTCCAGCTACGGTCTTGGTGCTGATAACACCCTCGAGTTTGAGGTTGTCACCGCTGCTGGTCGTATTGTCCGTGCCTCTGCCACCGAGAACAGTGACCTTTACTGGGCTCTTagcggtggtggtggtgctaGCTTTGGTATCGTCACTTCTATGACTGTTCGAGCTCACAAGACCACTACCATTGGTGGTGCCACTCTTACGCTGGTTGCTGGGACTGACAAGGATGTCTTCTACGATGCTGTCACCAAGTTCCACGAGCTTCTGCCAGCCATGATTGATCACGACGCTACAGTCACCTACATCCTCACCAGCGCTTATCTCTCCATCAAGCCTGTCACCATCGCCAACTCCACTGGCGACTATGTCCGTGATGAGGTTCTCGCTCCTTTCACAGCTTACCTCTCCAAGGCCGGCCTCACGCCCACCGTCTCATACACCACCCTGAGCTTCCGCGACCACTACGAGCTCTACAATGGCCCTCTGCCCGGTGGCCACCTGGAGGCCTCTCAGTTCCAGTTCGGCGGTCGTCTCATTCCCCGATCCGTTCTTGAGACTAACAACGTTGCTTTCAACAAGGCCCTCCGCAGCCTTGGTACCGCTGGTGTTCTCGTCGCTGGTAGCAGTGGCAAGTTCGAGAGCTACCCTGGCGTCTCCAATGGTGTCCCTTCATACTGGCGCAAGGCCGCTATTTCCCTGCAGATTGGAACTCTCTGGGACTCTACTCGCTGGGCTGACATGATCGCTGATCAGAAGAAGATCACCGAGGTTTACATGCCCCAGCTTAAGGCTGTTACTCCCGGCAGTGGCACCTACATGAACGAGGCTGACTTCAACGAGCCTGATTGGAAGAACGTTTTCTACGGCACTAACTGGGACCGTCTGAATGCTATCAAGAGGAAGTGGGATCCTAACTCCTTCTTCTATAACTTCAAGGGTGTTGGAAGTGAGGCTTGGACTGTGGCCAATGATGGTCGCATGTGCAGGGCGTAA
- a CDS encoding hypothetical protein (At least one base has a quality score < 10), whose amino-acid sequence MTHITSESTPLLPEPATERSISYQSSHPAYDARPLHPNYSKHEECHVDYSDILRDIIIGFSDGLTVPFALTAGLSSLGSAKVVIIAGLAELFSGMISMGLGAYLAAVTERDAYHSQAGKKEFAVQNRPGDERTGVYDVLEKYSVSRSAAAPLVDELCKNPTEWVRFMMDFELKLEEPNVHRAWISAVTMGLSYFIGGLIPMIPYFVMSRVREALFVSIGITVAVLLVFGYVKNYVAIRNHRAGVWGAVQTLVIGMLAAGTSYAIVRGLDSNDS is encoded by the coding sequence ATGACACACATTACATCAGAATCTACTCCCCTCCTCCCAGAGCCTGCCACTGAGCGCTCAATCTCCTACCAAAGCTCCCATCCCGCCTACGATGCGCGGCCACTACACCCCAATTACAGCAAGCATGAAGAATGCCATGTTGACTACAGCGACATTCTTCGCGACATCATCATTGGCTTCTCAGACGGTCTCACAGTACCTTTTGCCCTAACAGCAGGCCTGTCAAGTCTCGGCAGTGCAAAGgtcgtcatcatcgctgGCCTAGCAGAGCTCTTCTCCGGCATGATCAGCATGGGTCTAGGCGCCTACCTCGCCGCCGTGACAGAGCGCGACGCGTATCATTCCCAAGCTGGTAAAAAGGAATTCGCGGTTCAAAATAGACCTGGTGACGAGCGCACGGGTGTTTACGATGTTTTGGAAAAGTACAGCGTCTCGCGAAGTGCCGCTGCACCTTTGGTAGACGAGCTCTGCAAGAACCCCACAGAATGGGTGCGCTTCATGATGGATTTCGAACTCAAGCTCGAGGAGCCCAATGTTCATCGTGCGTGGATCTCAGCGGTCACCATGGGATTGAGCTACTTCATCGGCGGACTGATCCCCATGATTCCCTACTTCGTCATGTCTCGCGTGCGCGAAGCATTGTTCGTATCGATTGGTATCACGGTCGCTGTGTTGTTGGTATTTGGATACGTCAAGAACTACGTCGCAATTCGCAATCATCGTGCGGGTGTCTGGGGAGCGGTGCAGACATTGGTCATTGGCATGTTGGCAGCTGGCACAAGCTATGCGATCGTGCGGGGTCTAGATTCGAACGATTCTTGA
- a CDS encoding hypothetical protein (At least one base has a quality score < 10) — protein MRLPRGAIFACLAGLPLAFAQQESSSAAASALSALPECAANCFVSAVERSTCELTDQKCMCTNAALQQDIEGCVMRACTIPQALSTKNATLTACGAPIRDHSPQFIVLNEVMAIITGIFIIQRFGTKLYWKLPLGLDDLFIALTMCVAIPSIVINSRGLAPNGMGRDIWTVTPDQITQFGMFFYTMAIMYFSLQTFLKLSMLFFYLRIFPTQNVRRLLWGTVAFTVVFGLVFIFVAIFQCRPINYFWLKWDGQHEGKCADINAVTWSNAAINIALDVWIIGIPLSQLKSLNLDWRKKIGVGMMFSVGIFVTIMSILRLHATVQAGVKTSNATWEYLAVSKWSTIEGNVGIICACMPSLRILLVRLFPKILGTSQRYYNYGSKSNKQTPGNTHNRSVPLGTNATSQADRSQRRVDPVGIECHRTYEVEYGDNDETYLVHMKDMDHKSARSEVRSETSL, from the exons ATGCGGCTACCGCGTGGGGCTATCTTCGCTTGCCTTGCGGGTCTGCCTCTGGCTTTTGCTCAACAAgagtcttcttctgctgctgcttctgctttgtcTGCATTACCGGAATGTGCT GCAAATTGTTTCGTGTCGGCCGTTGAGCGATCGACATGTGAACTTACAGACCAGAAGTGCATGTGCACTAATGCCGCACTACAACAAGACATCGAAGGCTGCGTCATGCGCGCATGTACAATTCCACAGGCCCTTA GCACGAAAAATGCTACTCTCACAGCATGTGGCGCTCCAATCAGAGACCACTCACCCCAATTCATAGTCCTCAATGAAGTCATGGCCATCATAACAGgaatcttcatcatccaacgCTTCGGCACAAAGCTCTATTGGAAGCTCCCCCTCGGCCTTGACGATCTCTTCATCGCACTGACAATGTGTGTCGCCATTCcttccatcgtcatcaactCTCGTGGTCTCGCTCCCAACGGCATGGGTCGCGACATCTGGACTGTTACACCTGATCAGATCACCCAGTTCGGAATGTTCTTCTACACCATGGCCATCATGTACTTCTCACTGCAAACGTTTCTGAAGCTGTCTATGCTGTTCTTCTACCTGAGAATCTTTCCGACGCAGAATGTCAGGAGGTTACTTTGGGGGACTGTTGCGTTCACGGTTGTCTTTGGGCTGGTGTTTATTTTCGTGGCCATCTTCCAGTGTCGGCCTATCAACTACTTCTGGCTGAAGTGGGATGGACAACATGAAGGCAAATGTGCCGATATCAACGCGGTTACTTGGTCAAATGCCGCTATCAACATCGCCCTCGACGTTTGGATCATTGGCATTCCCTTATCTCAACTCAAGTCACTAAACTTGGATTGGCGAAAGAAGATCGGTGTTGGCATGATGTTCAGCGTCGGTATCTT TGTTACAATCATGAGTATTCTTCGTCTTCACGCCACTGTCCAAGCCGGCGTCAAAACCTCCAACGCAACCTGGGAATACCTCGCTGTATCAAAATGGTCCACCATCGAAGGCAACGTCGGTATCATCTGCGCCTGCATGCCGTCCCTCCGAATTCTTCTCGTCCGCCTATTCCCCAAGATTCTTGGTACTTCCCAACGCTACTACAACTACGGCAGCAAGAGCAACAAGCAAACGCCTGGCAACACTCACAATCGTAGTGTTCCTCTTGGAACAAATGCTACTTCTCAAGCGGATCGATCACAAAGACGGGTCGACCCCGTGGGCATTGAATGCCATAGGACATATGAGGTGGAATATGGAGACAATGATGAGACATACTTGGTTCATATGAAGGATATGGATCATAAGAGTGCGAGGTCAGAGGTCAGGTCGGAAACGTCTCTTTAA
- a CDS encoding hypothetical protein (At least one base has a quality score < 10), protein MAIITGIFIIQRFGTKLYWKLPLGLDDLFIALTMCVAIPSIVINSRGLAPNGMGRDIWTVTPDQITQFGMFFYTMAIMYFSLQTFLKLSMLFFYLRIFPTQNVRRLLWGTVAFTVVFGLVFIFVAIFQCRPINYFWLKWDGQHEGKCADINAVTWSNAAINIALDVWIIGIPLSQLKSLNLDWRKKIGVGMMFSVGIFVTIMSILRLHATVQAGVKTSNATWEYLAVSKWSTIEGNVGIICACMPSLRILLVRLFPKILGTSQRYYNYGSKSNKQTPGNTHNRSVPLGTNATSQADRSQRRVDPVGIECHRTYEVEYGDNDETYLVHMKDMDHKSARSEVRSETSL, encoded by the exons ATGGCCATCATAACAGgaatcttcatcatccaacgCTTCGGCACAAAGCTCTATTGGAAGCTCCCCCTCGGCCTTGACGATCTCTTCATCGCACTGACAATGTGTGTCGCCATTCcttccatcgtcatcaactCTCGTGGTCTCGCTCCCAACGGCATGGGTCGCGACATCTGGACTGTTACACCTGATCAGATCACCCAGTTCGGAATGTTCTTCTACACCATGGCCATCATGTACTTCTCACTGCAAACGTTTCTGAAGCTGTCTATGCTGTTCTTCTACCTGAGAATCTTTCCGACGCAGAATGTCAGGAGGTTACTTTGGGGGACTGTTGCGTTCACGGTTGTCTTTGGGCTGGTGTTTATTTTCGTGGCCATCTTCCAGTGTCGGCCTATCAACTACTTCTGGCTGAAGTGGGATGGACAACATGAAGGCAAATGTGCCGATATCAACGCGGTTACTTGGTCAAATGCCGCTATCAACATCGCCCTCGACGTTTGGATCATTGGCATTCCCTTATCTCAACTCAAGTCACTAAACTTGGATTGGCGAAAGAAGATCGGTGTTGGCATGATGTTCAGCGTCGGTATCTT TGTTACAATCATGAGTATTCTTCGTCTTCACGCCACTGTCCAAGCCGGCGTCAAAACCTCCAACGCAACCTGGGAATACCTCGCTGTATCAAAATGGTCCACCATCGAAGGCAACGTCGGTATCATCTGCGCCTGCATGCCGTCCCTCCGAATTCTTCTCGTCCGCCTATTCCCCAAGATTCTTGGTACTTCCCAACGCTACTACAACTACGGCAGCAAGAGCAACAAGCAAACGCCTGGCAACACTCACAATCGTAGTGTTCCTCTTGGAACAAATGCTACTTCTCAAGCGGATCGATCACAAAGACGGGTCGACCCCGTGGGCATTGAATGCCATAGGACATATGAGGTGGAATATGGAGACAATGATGAGACATACTTGGTTCATATGAAGGATATGGATCATAAGAGTGCGAGGTCAGAGGTCAGGTCGGAAACGTCTCTTTAA